Below is a genomic region from Paraburkholderia phenazinium.
AACGCGGCAGGGCTGGTCCTATCTGGCGATCGTGATGGATCTGCATTCGCGTCGCATCGTGGGCTGGGCGTTTGCCTTGCAGGCGGATACCGAGCTGGTGATCCAGGCGCTACAGCAGGCCCGCAGCAGCCGGCGCCCAGCCCCCGGACTGATGTTCCACTCCGACCAGGGCTGCCAGTACACCAGCGAACGCTTCGTGAGTGATCTGAAGGCAAACGGGATGGTGCAGAGCATGAGCCGAAAGGGAAACTGCTGGGACAACGCGGTGGTCGAGCGCTTCTTCAGAAGCCTGAAGAGTGAATGGATCGGAGAACAGGAGTACTGCAGTCACGAACAGGCCCAGCGCGATATCGCGGGTTACGTGGCTGACTTTTACAACTACCGGCGCATCCATTCGGCGGCCAATGATTCGCCACCGGCGCGTTATGAGGCTTCTATTTACTGAAAACCCCTTTGTGGGTGTCCAAAGGGGCTTGACCACTACACACTTACTTTCTTTGCCGCCGCAAAGAAAGTAAGCAAAGAAAGCGGGCTGCAACCGCTAGCCCGTAGTGAGCCATCCCGGTTTGCTCCGGGAAACGGCCCAACACGAGACCCTCTCTCGCATTTTCCACCGTCAGTGACACAGCGCTCATCCATCCCGCCTTCGCACTCCGTGCGCAGCGGATGGGTCCGCCCATGGTGGCACGCAAGTGTGAACTGGCAACGCTCACGTTGAAATGTTTGGATGCCTAAATAGCACACGGCACGGCACGGCACGGCACGGCACGGCACGGCACGGCACGGCACGGCACGGCACGTGCAGGATGAGTGTATCGAAGAAGTGTTATGCCCGACGGCGGGGCGCGCAGCGCGACGCTGGAGCGGACGAGTGCTGTGTCACTAACGTGGATGGTGCGAGAGCGGGTCTCGTCTTGGGCCGTTCCCCGCAGCAGACCGGGATGGCTCACTACCGGCTAGCGGTGGCAGCCCGCTTTCTTTGCTTACTTTCTTTGCGGCGGCAAAGAAAGTAAGTGTGTAGTGGTCCAATGACTCTGGACACCTCTAAAGGGGATAATTCTCCAACCGAGGTGAGAAATGAGCAGACGGAACATAACTGACGAATTCAAGGCAGAAGCGGTGCAGCTGGTGGTTGCGCAGGGCTACTCGTTCGCGAAGGCCAGCGAAGCGCTAGGTGTTGGCGATACGGCGTTGCGGCGGTGGGTGGCGCAGTGGCGCGCCGAGCAGGTCCAGCCGCCGCGCACGCAGGTGCAGGTCAAAGCTGACCAGCGGCGTATCCGGGAGCTTGAGGCGCGGGTGGTCGAGCTTGAACGTGAGCGCGACATACTAAAAAAGTCCACGGCCTTCTTCGTCAAGGAACTGGATCGCTCCTCGAAGTGATCCGTTCGCTGAAGAAGGCCTGGCCGGTGAGTCTGATGTGCAGGTTGCTGAAGGTGCCGCGAAGCAGCTACTACGCGTTCGCGGGACGGGTTTGCAAGCCGGCAGCTTCACCCGCGCTACTCAGAACTGTGCGCCAGATCCACAGCGAGAGCCGCAGCAGTTACGGCAGTCGCAGGATGGCGCGGGCGCTGCAGCAGCAAGGTCACGCGATCGGACGCTACCGGGCCCGTTCGCTGATGCGCGAGGCGCAACTGGCGGTGGCGCGACGGCGAACGCACCGCTATCGCAAGGCCGAAGGTGAAGCACTGGTGGCGCCCAACCTGCTGGAGCGCAAGTTCGAGCCGGGTGCGATCAACCGGGTATGGGCCGGTGACATTACGTATGTGAGAACGCGGCAGGGCTGGTCCTATCTGGCGATCGTGATGGATCTGCATTCGCGTCGCATCGTGGGCTGGGCGTTTGCCTTGCAGGCGGATACCGAGCTGGTGATCCAGGCGCTACAGCAGGCCCGCAGCAGCCGGCGCCCAGCCCCCGGACTGATGTTCCACTCCGACCAGGGCTGCCAGTACACCAGCGAACGCTTCGTGAGTGATCTGAAGGCAAACGGGATGGTGCAGAGCATGAGCCGAAAGGGAAACTGCTGGGACAACGCGGTGGTCGAGCGCTTCTTCAGAAGCCTGAAGAGTGAATGGATCGGAGAACAGGAGTACTGCAGTCACGAACAGGCCCAGCGCGATATCGCGGGTTACGTGGCTGACTTTTACAACTACCGGCGCATCCATTCGGCGGCCAATGATTCGCCACCGGCGCGTTATGAGGCTTCTATTTACTGAAAACCCCTTTGTGGGTGTCCAAAGGGGCTTGACCACTACAGTGCCGCCCCGCACAGGGGCATCGCTAATAGACCACTAAGAAAGCAAGGAAAGGCCAACAAGATAGGAACAACAACAAAAACCAAGCCACCGCAGGCAAAAACCCTATCAAGCCGCACTAAGCAACGCGTCCAAGGAAGCCCCCACCTGCTCCCCATTCCGCACAGCAAAAGCCTCCCCAATCATAAGAAGACTAGGCTGGGAAGCATCGAGCCACTGCTGAGCCTCGCCGCAGGCAAGCGCCGAAAGCGTGAGTGTGAGCATCCGCTCACGAGCCGTGCTGCAGGCTTCGACGATGGCCACAGGCGTATGCCCATCACGCCCAGCATCAATCAACTGCTGAGCAATCTCGGGCCCACTATCCCGTCCCATATAGAACACGAGCGAATCCGCATTCACCTGCTCACGAATCGCCTGAGTATCAGCCGCCCGGCTATGGGTCGCCAACGCAACGCTACGAGACACGCCGCGCAGCGTCAAAGACCGCTTCAAAGAAGCCGCACTAGCCAGCGCAGCCGTAATCCCAGGCACAACCTCATACTCAATCCCAGCCGCCTCTAGCGCCCGCATCTCTTCATCAGCACGCCCAAACAACATAGGATCGCCGCCCTTGAGGCGAACAACAACTGCATGCTCCCGCGCCGCATCCACAATCTGCTTGTTGATGAACTGCTGCGCGGTGGAAAGCTGTCCACACCGCTTGCCAACCGCAATCTTGCGCGCATGCGCCGCATACTCCAGCATCTCCGGCTCGACAAGCGCGTCGTGCAACACCACATCCGCCGCGCCAAGCAACCGAGCGCCCCGAACCGTGATGAGATCCGCAGCCCCTGGCCCTGCGCCGATCAGATACACCTTACCCATTTGCCTCAACCCCATTCGTCCGGTTCGTGCAAACCGCAGCCGCGTACACCCATCAAGCCGTGGCGGATCCGTCAGGCCGAAAACGCCCGGATCATCCCAGCCGCCACCGTATGGTGCGTCGCCTCGTCGATCAGCACGAATGCCCCCGTGCCCTGATGCGAGTCGTACACGTCGCACACCAGCGGCTTTTGCAGCGTCAACGCCACCCGACCAATGTCGTTCATCGTCAGATCGAGACGGTCCGTCGCATGCGACAGCGTATGCACATCCAGCACCTGCCTGATCGCGCCAATGCGCGCAAACACGGTATTCGTGGTCTGCTTCAGCAAATACTTGCGTTGCGTCGACAACGGCGTGTCGTCAAACCAGCACAGGTCGGCTTCGAGCTTCTTCGCCGGTTCCGGCGCCGCTGCACGCAGCACGAACGTATCGCCGCGCGACACGTCCACGTCTTCCGTCAGGCGAATCGTCACCGTCTGGCCCGCAAAAGCGCGGTCCACCTGCGCCGTGCCGCCCGGCACCGGAGCAATGATCTCCGCCACCGTCGCTTCGCGGTTCGCCGGCAGCACCACGATCGTGTCGCCCACCTTCACTTCGCCCGCTTCGATCCGGCCCATGTAGCCGCGGAAATCGTCCGCCTGGCTGCCGTCCTGGCGCGCCACCCACTGCACCGGGAAACGCAGCGCCTGGCCCGTCGGAATCTCCACCGGCAACGCTTCGAGCAGGTCCAGCAGCGGCTCGCCCGCGTACCACGGCATGCGTTCGCTCGCCGTCACGATGTTGTCGCCCTTCAGCGCCGACACCGGCACGAAGCGCACATCGCTCAGACCCAGTTGACGCGCAAGCTCGACATACGCATCGCGGATTTCGTTGAAGCGCGTTTCGCTGTAGTCGACCAGGTCCATCTTGTTGATCGCCACAATCGCATGCTGCAAACCGAGCAGCTTGACGATCGCGCTATGGCGCTTGGTCTGCGGCAGCAGTTGCGCCACGCCGTTTTCAAACGTGACGCGCGTGGCGTCGACCAGAATGATCGCGGCATGCGCCGTCGACGCGCCCGTCACCATGTTGCGCGTGTACTGCTCGTGACCCGGCGTGTCCGCAATGATGAACTTGCGCTTCGCCGTGGCGAAGTAACGGTAGGCAACGTCGATGGTGATGCCCTGCTCGCGTTCGGCTTCGAGGCCGTCCGTCAGCAGCGACAGATCGATTTCGTCGCCCACGGTGCGCTTGTTCTTGGCGCGCGACAGTGCCGACAGTTGATCGCTCAAAACAGCCTTGCTGTCGTACAGCAGACGTCCGATCAGCGTGCTCTTGCCGTCGTCGACGCTACCCGCCGTAATGAAGCGCAGCACGCCGAGGTCTTCCGGTTGATGAATGCTCATGATTTTACTACCCTCGTGTGCTTAGAAATAACCCTGCTTCTTGCGCTGTTCCATCGCGGCTTCGGACACCTGATCGTCCATCCGCGTCGCGCCGCGTTCCGTGATCTCGGTCACGGCCGTTTCGGCGATGATCTTCTCGAGATCGTCGGCGTCGCTTTCCACCGGGCAGGTGCAGCTAATGTCGCCCACCGTGCGGAAGCGCACCTGGGCAACTTCGCTCGTCTCGCCTTCACGCATCGGCGTGAGCGGCGTGACCGGCACCAGCAGGCCGTTGCGGCGCACGATTTCGCGTTGATGCGCGTAATAGATCGACGGCAGTTCGAGCTGCTCGCGGGCAATGTATTGCCACACGTCCAGTTCAGTCCAGTTCGAGATCGGGAACACGCGCAGGTGTTCGCCGTTGTGCAGACGCGCGTTATACAGGCTCCACAGTTCCGGGCGCTGCGCCTTCGGATCCCATTGGCCGAATTCGTCGCGGAACGAGAAGATCCGCTCTTTGGCACGGGCCTTTTCTTCGTCGCGGCGCGCGCCGCCAATCAACGCGGTGAATTCATGTTCGGCGATCGTTTCGAGCAGCGTCACCGCTTGCGCGGCGTTGCGCGAATCCGTCTCGCGGCGCAGGCGCACGGTGCCGCGCTTGATCGAATCTTCGACGTGGCCCACCACCAGCTCCGCGCCGATTTCCTCAGCACGGCGATCGCGGAAGTCGATCACTTCCTGATAGTTATGGCCGGTGTCGATGTGCACGAGCGGGAACGGCAGCACGGTCTTGCGGTTCGCGCCGAGGCCGAATGCCTTCAACGCCAGATGCAGCACAACGACCGAGTCCTTGCCGCCCGAGAACAACAACGCGGGCTTGCTGCATTCGGCGACCAGTTCGCGCAGGATGTGAATCGATTCAGCTTCGAGCCAGTCGAGGTGATCCATCCGGTTCGCCGTGTTGGTGAGCGGTGCGTTGACAGTGGAATCGAGCGTGGTGCTCATGTTCGGGTCCTTCGTGAGTTCGTGTCGCAGGCGGTTGCCCGCGTCACGCAAATATTCTATCGAGAATCGAAACCGGCTTCGGCGTTCAGGCGGAAGCGTTTTCGCTGACGACGGCAATTGGAATCGTGGTGATGTGCAGGCCGCATTCCTTCGTATCGCGCGATTCCCACCACCAGCGTCCTGCCCGGCTGTCCTCGCCGGGACGAATCGCCCGCGTACACGGTTCGCAGCCAATGCTCGGATAACCGCGCGCATGCAGCGGATTGACCGGCACGTCGAAAGCCGTCAGGTACGCCCACACATCGGCTTCGGTCCAGTCCGTCAGCGGATTGAACTTGGCGATATTGCGCGCCGCGTCGTGCTCTTCCTCGTGCAGTTCGGCACGCGTCACCGACTGTTCGCGACGCTGGCCCGTGACCCACGCGCTCACGTCGGACAGTGCACGGTTCAGCGGCTCGACCTTGCGGATTTCGCAGCAACGCTTGCGCAGGTCGACGCTTTCGTAAAACGCGTTCAGGCCATGCGACGCGACGTACTCGTCGACCGATGCCTGTTGCGGATGAAACTGTTCGATCGCGTAGCCATAGCGCTCTTTCACTCGGTCGAGCATGCCCAGCGTTTCCGCATGCAGGCGGCCGGTGTTCAGCGAGAAGATGCCGATCTTCACATCGCGCGCGAGAATCGCGTGAGTGAGCAGCATGTCTTCGGCCGCGAGGCTGCTGGCGAACTTCACGTTCTCGTGGCGCGCCGCGATCGAATCGAGCAACGCATTCAGGCGCTCGATCTTCGCAGCCAGCTCGGGCTTCACAGACGCAGCGGCAGTCATACCGAAGCCTTCTGCGCAGCAGCCGCTGCTTCGCGGCGGCGGAACAGCGGCGACGGGTTGTCCACTGCGCCCTGATACTGCACGGTGAATTCGTCGAACGCTTTCAGTGCATCGTGCAGGTCTTTGTCGGCACGCAAGGCGTACGCGTCGAAGCCGCAGCGGAACATGAACGTCAACTGGTCGCGCAGCACGTCGCCGATCGCGCGAACTTCGCCCTTGTAGCCATAACGCTCGCGCAGCAGGCGCGCAATGCTATAGCCGCGGCCGTCGCGGAACACCGGGAAGTCCACGGCGATCAGCGCAATCTTGTCGAAGTCATTCACGATGTCAGCCGGTTCGCTGTCCGGCGCGAGCCACACGGCGATTTCAGCGGCGCTGCGCGAGGCCGTCAAGGCCTCCCGCTCAGCCTGCCACAACGCGAGCGGCACGATCAGCTTGCCGGCCGGCAACGCGTCCACTGCGGGCAAGGCACCGTCTTCCGCGGCACGCACCACCGTCCAGTCGTCGTTGACGATCGTGCGGTTCTTGATGATAGAAGCCATCTGTTCAGTATCCTTTGTCTCGGTTACGCGTGAGCCGGTTGACGCGATGCGTACACGCGTTCCTTGAACGGGGTCATGCCGATGCGGTTGTACGTCTCGATGAAGCGCTCGCCTTCAATGCGATGCTCCACGAACGTATCGATCACCTTCGACATCACGTCCGGCATCTCTTCCGCCGAAAACGACGGGCCGATCACACGGCCGAGATGCGCACCCGTCGCGCCCGTCCCCTGCTCGCCCCCGAGCGTCACCTGATACCACTCCGAGCCGTCCTTATCGACGCCCAGAATGCCGATGTTGCCGACGTGGTGGTGACCGCAGGCGTTGATACAGCCCGAAATGTTCAGCGACACGTCGCCGAGGTCGTACACGTAATCCAGATCGTTGAAGCGTTCCTGGATCGCGAGGGCAATCGGAATCGACTTCGCGTTCGCCAGCGAGCAGAAATCGCCGCCCGGGCAGGCGATGATGTCGGTCAGCAAACCGATATTCGGCGTCGCAAAACCTTGCGCCTTGGCCTTTTCCCACAGGTCGAACAGATCGCGCTTCTTCACGTTCGCCAGAATCAGGTTCTGTTCGTGCGACACGCGAATCTCGCCCAGCGAATACGCGTCGGCCCAGTCGGCCACGGCTTCCATCTGCGCATCCGTGGCGTCGCCGGGCGCGATCGTGGTCGGCTTCAACGACAACGTCACCGAAGCATACCCGGTCACCTTGTGGGGACGCACATTGCGCTCCACCCAGCGGGCGAAGCCGCGGTTTTCCAGCAGATGCTTTTCGAACGAGGCGTCGGTGTCCGGCAGCTTGTCGTACTGCGGCGGCTGGAAGTATTGCGACACGCGGTCCACTTCGGCTTGCGTCAGCGTCGACGGGCCGTCCTTCAGGTGCTGCCATTCCTCTTCGACTTCGGCCGAGAACTTCTCCGGGCTCAACGCCTTCACCAGGATCTTGATGCGCGCCTTGTAGATGTTGTCGCGGCGGCCGTAGCGGTTGTATACGCGCAGCACGGCTTCGCAATAGGTCAACAGATGCTGCCAGGGCAGATCGCGGCGAATGATCGCGCCGATGATCGGCGTGCGGCCCATGCCGCCACCGGCCAGGATGTCGGCCACCAGTTCGCCCTGCTCGTTGGTCTTCAGATACACGCCCATGTCGTGGATCTGCACGGCCGCGCGGTCTTCCTTCGAACCGGACACGGCAATCTTGAACTTGCGCGGCAGCCAGGCGAATTCGGGGTGGAACGTCGACCATTGACGCAGGATTTCAGCCCACGGACGCGGATCGACGAACTCATCGGGCGCGACGCCGGCGAACTGGTCGGCAGTGATGTTACGGATACAGTTACCCGAGGTCTGAATGCCGTGCATCTGCACCGCAGCGAGCTTGCGCAGGATTTCCGGCGTTTCTTCGAGCTGGATCCAGTTGTACTGGATGTTCGAGCGCGTCGAAAAATGGCCGTAACCGCGGTCGTGTTCGCGTGCGATCTGCGCCAGCACGCGCATCTGGTCGCTGCGCAGGTTGCCGTACGGAATCGCGATGCGGTGCATGTACGCATGGCGCTGCATGTACAGGCCGTTCTGCAGGCGCAGCGGACGGAACTCCTCTTCGCTCAATTCGCCCGACAAGCGGCGGCGAACCTGATCGGCGTATTGCGCGACCCGTTCATCGACGATGGTCTGGTCGTACTGATCGTATTGGTACATTCGGGGACCCCAGTTTGCGTTACACGCAGCGCTCCGGTTGCGCCACGCAAAGACCTCAGCCTTTGCCAGTGCGGCTGAGCGGGACCTTCGAGCCCCCCCGCTCATTTGCTAATGACAAAAACAGATATCCATATTGAAAAAGATGGGGAAATAGTAATAAACTCCCCATATACTTCAAACGACTAAAAAATTCTTTTGATATGCTCAGAGGTTATATATGAACCTGCACCAGTTCCGCTTCGTGCGTGAGGCCGTGCGGCAGAACTTCAACCTCACCGAAGCGGCCAAGGCACTGTATACAAGCCAGCCTGGCGTCTCGAAGGCGATCATCGAGCTCGAAGACGAGCTGGGCGTCGAAATCTTCACCCGGCACGGCAAGCGCGTGCGCTCGCTGACGGAACCGGGGCGCATTATCCTCGCTTCCGTCGAGAAGATCCTGCAGGAGGTAGAGAGCCTGAAGCGCGTCGGTAAAGATTACGCGGCGCAAGACCAGGGCAACCTCGTGATCGCCGCCACCCACACGCAGGCCCGCTACTCACTTCCGGCCGCCATCGCCGAATTCAAGAAGCGCTTCCCGAAAGTTCACCTTTCGATTCTGCAAGGCAGCCCCACGCAGGTCGCGGAGATGGTGATTCACGACCAGGCGGATCTGGCGATCGCCACCGAGGCGATCGCCAACTATAAGGAGCTGGTCTCGCTGCCCTGCTTCCAGTGGCACCACGTCGCCGTGATGCAGCCGGATCACCCGTTGCTCGACCGCAAGCTGCTGTCGCTCGACGATCTGAGCCAATTCCCGTTGATTACGTATGACAACGCGTTTGCGGGCCGCACCAAGATCAACGAGGCGTTCCGGCTGCGCGGGCTCGCGCCGGACATCGTGCTGGAGGCGATCGACGCCGACGTGATCAAGACCTACGTCGAACTGGGGCTGGGCGTCGGCATCATGGCCGATATCGCCTTCAACGCCGAGCGCGACCGCCACCTGCGGGCCATGCCGGTGGGCCATCTGTTTGGCAGCAACGTCACGCGTGTGGCGCTGAAACAGGGGGCTTACCTGCGCAGCTATGTGTATACGCTCGTCGAACTGTTGTCGCCGAGCATGAACCGCAAGCTGATCGAACAGGCGCTCAAGGGCGAACACGAAAGCTACGAGCTTTAGGACCGTCGTTTCGCGCCAAACTCTTGCATTGCGCATTTTGAGCCGCTTCAATTTCCGCTTCCCGCTACGGAGATTTTCGATGATGTCGTATAAAAAGAGCCTGCGCGGCATCGCCGCGCTCGGGGCCCTGCTGGCCGCAACGGCCGCACATGCCGACCTGAAAGTCGGCATCGATCTGTCGAGCACCGGCCCTGCAGCCGTGATCGGCATTACCAGCAAGAACGCCATGCTGATGTGGCCGGACACGATTGCTGGACAGAAGGCCGACTACATCATCCTCGACGACGGCTCGGACCCGGGCGCCGCCGTGCGCAATATCCACAAGCTGATCAACGAGGACCACGTCGACGTGATCGTCGGGCCGAATATCACGCCGGCCGCGA
It encodes:
- a CDS encoding IS3 family transposase (programmed frameshift) → MSRRNITDEFKAEAVQLVVAQGYSFAKASEALGVGDTALRRWVAQWRAEQVQPPRTQVQVKADQRRIRELEARVVELERERDILKKFHGLLRQGTGSLLEVIRSLKKAWPVSLMCRLLKVPRSSYYAFAGRVCKPAASPALLRTVRQIHSESRSSYGSRRMARALQQQGHAIGRYRARSLMREAQLAVARRRTHRYRKAEGEALVAPNLLERKFEPGAINRVWAGDITYVRTRQGWSYLAIVMDLHSRRIVGWAFALQADTELVIQALQQARSSRRPAPGLMFHSDQGCQYTSERFVSDLKANGMVQSMSRKGNCWDNAVVERFFRSLKSEWIGEQEYCSHEQAQRDIAGYVADFYNYRRIHSAANDSPPARYEASIY
- the cobA gene encoding uroporphyrinogen-III C-methyltransferase, yielding MGKVYLIGAGPGAADLITVRGARLLGAADVVLHDALVEPEMLEYAAHARKIAVGKRCGQLSTAQQFINKQIVDAAREHAVVVRLKGGDPMLFGRADEEMRALEAAGIEYEVVPGITAALASAASLKRSLTLRGVSRSVALATHSRAADTQAIREQVNADSLVFYMGRDSGPEIAQQLIDAGRDGHTPVAIVEACSTARERMLTLTLSALACGEAQQWLDASQPSLLMIGEAFAVRNGEQVGASLDALLSAA
- a CDS encoding sulfate adenylyltransferase subunit 1 — translated: MMSIHQPEDLGVLRFITAGSVDDGKSTLIGRLLYDSKAVLSDQLSALSRAKNKRTVGDEIDLSLLTDGLEAEREQGITIDVAYRYFATAKRKFIIADTPGHEQYTRNMVTGASTAHAAIILVDATRVTFENGVAQLLPQTKRHSAIVKLLGLQHAIVAINKMDLVDYSETRFNEIRDAYVELARQLGLSDVRFVPVSALKGDNIVTASERMPWYAGEPLLDLLEALPVEIPTGQALRFPVQWVARQDGSQADDFRGYMGRIEAGEVKVGDTIVVLPANREATVAEIIAPVPGGTAQVDRAFAGQTVTIRLTEDVDVSRGDTFVLRAAAPEPAKKLEADLCWFDDTPLSTQRKYLLKQTTNTVFARIGAIRQVLDVHTLSHATDRLDLTMNDIGRVALTLQKPLVCDVYDSHQGTGAFVLIDEATHHTVAAGMIRAFSA
- the cysD gene encoding sulfate adenylyltransferase subunit CysD → MSTTLDSTVNAPLTNTANRMDHLDWLEAESIHILRELVAECSKPALLFSGGKDSVVVLHLALKAFGLGANRKTVLPFPLVHIDTGHNYQEVIDFRDRRAEEIGAELVVGHVEDSIKRGTVRLRRETDSRNAAQAVTLLETIAEHEFTALIGGARRDEEKARAKERIFSFRDEFGQWDPKAQRPELWSLYNARLHNGEHLRVFPISNWTELDVWQYIAREQLELPSIYYAHQREIVRRNGLLVPVTPLTPMREGETSEVAQVRFRTVGDISCTCPVESDADDLEKIIAETAVTEITERGATRMDDQVSEAAMEQRKKQGYF
- a CDS encoding phosphoadenylyl-sulfate reductase; the protein is MTAAASVKPELAAKIERLNALLDSIAARHENVKFASSLAAEDMLLTHAILARDVKIGIFSLNTGRLHAETLGMLDRVKERYGYAIEQFHPQQASVDEYVASHGLNAFYESVDLRKRCCEIRKVEPLNRALSDVSAWVTGQRREQSVTRAELHEEEHDAARNIAKFNPLTDWTEADVWAYLTAFDVPVNPLHARGYPSIGCEPCTRAIRPGEDSRAGRWWWESRDTKECGLHITTIPIAVVSENASA
- a CDS encoding DUF934 domain-containing protein, encoding MASIIKNRTIVNDDWTVVRAAEDGALPAVDALPAGKLIVPLALWQAEREALTASRSAAEIAVWLAPDSEPADIVNDFDKIALIAVDFPVFRDGRGYSIARLLRERYGYKGEVRAIGDVLRDQLTFMFRCGFDAYALRADKDLHDALKAFDEFTVQYQGAVDNPSPLFRRREAAAAAQKASV
- a CDS encoding nitrite/sulfite reductase; the encoded protein is MYQYDQYDQTIVDERVAQYADQVRRRLSGELSEEEFRPLRLQNGLYMQRHAYMHRIAIPYGNLRSDQMRVLAQIAREHDRGYGHFSTRSNIQYNWIQLEETPEILRKLAAVQMHGIQTSGNCIRNITADQFAGVAPDEFVDPRPWAEILRQWSTFHPEFAWLPRKFKIAVSGSKEDRAAVQIHDMGVYLKTNEQGELVADILAGGGMGRTPIIGAIIRRDLPWQHLLTYCEAVLRVYNRYGRRDNIYKARIKILVKALSPEKFSAEVEEEWQHLKDGPSTLTQAEVDRVSQYFQPPQYDKLPDTDASFEKHLLENRGFARWVERNVRPHKVTGYASVTLSLKPTTIAPGDATDAQMEAVADWADAYSLGEIRVSHEQNLILANVKKRDLFDLWEKAKAQGFATPNIGLLTDIIACPGGDFCSLANAKSIPIALAIQERFNDLDYVYDLGDVSLNISGCINACGHHHVGNIGILGVDKDGSEWYQVTLGGEQGTGATGAHLGRVIGPSFSAEEMPDVMSKVIDTFVEHRIEGERFIETYNRIGMTPFKERVYASRQPAHA
- a CDS encoding CysB family HTH-type transcriptional regulator, whose amino-acid sequence is MNLHQFRFVREAVRQNFNLTEAAKALYTSQPGVSKAIIELEDELGVEIFTRHGKRVRSLTEPGRIILASVEKILQEVESLKRVGKDYAAQDQGNLVIAATHTQARYSLPAAIAEFKKRFPKVHLSILQGSPTQVAEMVIHDQADLAIATEAIANYKELVSLPCFQWHHVAVMQPDHPLLDRKLLSLDDLSQFPLITYDNAFAGRTKINEAFRLRGLAPDIVLEAIDADVIKTYVELGLGVGIMADIAFNAERDRHLRAMPVGHLFGSNVTRVALKQGAYLRSYVYTLVELLSPSMNRKLIEQALKGEHESYEL